A window of the Oncorhynchus masou masou isolate Uvic2021 chromosome 13, UVic_Omas_1.1, whole genome shotgun sequence genome harbors these coding sequences:
- the LOC135551865 gene encoding protein PALS2-like isoform X1, translating to MITAMQQVLDNLGELPTSTGAKDIDLIFLRGIMESPIVRSLSKAHERLEDLRLEAVQDNNIELVTDILGDITALSVRDDSAAELSRILQEPHFQSLLEAHDMVASKCYEAVPPAELFNEELGNSSLMQADAVRMIGIRKKAGEPLGVTFRVEKEELVIARILHGGMIDRQGLLHVGDIIKEVNGRDVGNNPTELQEMLKDCSGGITLKILPSYRDAPAPPQVYVQPHFDYDPANDHLIPCREAGIGFKKGDLLQIVNREDPNWWQACHVVGGATGLIPSQFLEEKRKAFVPRDFDGSGILCGTITGKKKKKMMYLTARNAEFDRHELQIYEEVAKMPPFQRKTLVLIGAQGVGRRSLKNRLVVLNPTCFGTTIPFTSRRPRDDELDGKSYRFVTRTEMEADVKAGGYLEHGEYDGNLYGTKMDSIHEVVDTGRTCILDVNPQALKVLKTAEFMPYVVFIAAPEFETLKAMHKATVDAGITTKQLTDVDLRKTVDESARIQRTYNHYFDLAITNDNLDRAFQTLQAAVNKLCSEPQWVPVNWVY from the exons CGATGCAGCAGGTGTTGGATAACCTGGGGGAGCTGCCCACCTCCACGGGGGCCAAAGACATCGACCTCATCTTCCTCAGAGGAATCATGGAGAGTCCCATTGTACGGTCACTCTCCAAG GCCCATGAGCGATTGGAGGACTTGAGGCTGGAGGCGGTGCAGGACAACAATATAGAGCTGGTCACAGACATCTTGGGTGACATCACCGCCCTCAGCGTCCGTGATGACAGCGCAGCGGAACTTTCCCGAATCCTCCAGGAGCCCCACTTCCAG tcgcTCCTTGAGGCCCACGACATGGTAGCCTCTAAGTGCTATGAGGCCGTGCCCCCAGCGGAGCTGTTTAATGAGGAGCTGGGGAACAGTTCTCTGATGCAGGCTGATGCTGTACGCATGATCGGCATCCGCAAGAAGGCTGGAGAACCActg gGAGTGACGTTCAGAGTGGAGAAGGAGGAGCTGGTCATCGCTAGGATCCTCCATGGAGGAATGATTGACAGGCAGGGTCTGCTGCACGTGGGTGACATCATAAAGGAAGTGAATGGGCGGGACGTGGGGAACAACCCCACTGAGCTGCAGGAGATGCTGAAGGACTGCAGCGGAGGAATCACTCTGAAGATACTGCCTAGTTATAGAGATGCACCCGCCCcaccacag GTGTACGTGCAACCCCACTTTGACTACGATCCAGCAAATGACCATCTGATCCCCTGCCGAGAGGCGGGTATTGGCTTCAAGAAGGGGGACCTCCTTCAGATCGTCAACAGGGAGGACCCCAACTGGTGgcag GCGTGTCATGTGGTTGGTGGAGCCACTGGACTGATCCCCAGTCAGTtcctggaggagaagaggaaagccTTCGTCCCAAGAGATTTTGATGGCTCAG GGATCCTGTGTGGTACGATAACtggaaagaagaagaaaaagatgaTGTACCTAACAGCCAGGAATGCAG AGTTTGATAGGCACGAGCTGCAAATCTATGAGGAGGTGGCCAAGATGCCCCCATTCCAGAGGAAGACTCTAGTTCTGATTGGAGCCCAGGGGGTGGGCCGACGCAGCCTCAAGAACCGACTGGTGGTCCTTAACCCAACATGCTTCGGAACCACCATCCCCT TCACCTCCCGGCGTCCCCGTGACGATGAGCTGGACGGTAAGTCGTACCGGTTTGTGACGCGGACGGAGATGGAGGCGGACGTGAAGGCGGGCGGCTACCTAGAGCACGGCGAGTACGACGGGAACCTCTACGGAACCAAGATGGACTCCATCCACGAGGTGGTGGACACGGGGCGCACCTGTATCCTGGACGTCAACCCACAG GCTCTGAAGGTACTAAAGACTGCAGAGTTCATGCCGTATGTGGTGTTCATCGCAGCACCAGAGTTTGAGACGCTCAAGGCCATGCACAAAGCTACGGTGGACGCTGGAATCACCACCAAACAACTCACG gaTGTGGATTTGAGGAAGACTGTTGATGAGAGTGCTCGTATCCAGAGGACCTACAACCACTACTTTGACCTCGCCATCACCAACGACAACCTGGACCGCGCCTTCCAAACGCTACAGGCTGCCGTCAACAAACTCTGCTCCGAACCACAGTGGGTCCCCGTCAACTGGGTCTACTGA
- the LOC135551865 gene encoding protein PALS2-like isoform X3 translates to MITAMQQVLDNLGELPTSTGAKDIDLIFLRGIMESPIAHERLEDLRLEAVQDNNIELVTDILGDITALSVRDDSAAELSRILQEPHFQSLLEAHDMVASKCYEAVPPAELFNEELGNSSLMQADAVRMIGIRKKAGEPLGVTFRVEKEELVIARILHGGMIDRQGLLHVGDIIKEVNGRDVGNNPTELQEMLKDCSGGITLKILPSYRDAPAPPQVYVQPHFDYDPANDHLIPCREAGIGFKKGDLLQIVNREDPNWWQACHVVGGATGLIPSQFLEEKRKAFVPRDFDGSGILCGTITGKKKKKMMYLTARNAEFDRHELQIYEEVAKMPPFQRKTLVLIGAQGVGRRSLKNRLVVLNPTCFGTTIPFTSRRPRDDELDGKSYRFVTRTEMEADVKAGGYLEHGEYDGNLYGTKMDSIHEVVDTGRTCILDVNPQALKVLKTAEFMPYVVFIAAPEFETLKAMHKATVDAGITTKQLTDVDLRKTVDESARIQRTYNHYFDLAITNDNLDRAFQTLQAAVNKLCSEPQWVPVNWVY, encoded by the exons CGATGCAGCAGGTGTTGGATAACCTGGGGGAGCTGCCCACCTCCACGGGGGCCAAAGACATCGACCTCATCTTCCTCAGAGGAATCATGGAGAGTCCCATT GCCCATGAGCGATTGGAGGACTTGAGGCTGGAGGCGGTGCAGGACAACAATATAGAGCTGGTCACAGACATCTTGGGTGACATCACCGCCCTCAGCGTCCGTGATGACAGCGCAGCGGAACTTTCCCGAATCCTCCAGGAGCCCCACTTCCAG tcgcTCCTTGAGGCCCACGACATGGTAGCCTCTAAGTGCTATGAGGCCGTGCCCCCAGCGGAGCTGTTTAATGAGGAGCTGGGGAACAGTTCTCTGATGCAGGCTGATGCTGTACGCATGATCGGCATCCGCAAGAAGGCTGGAGAACCActg gGAGTGACGTTCAGAGTGGAGAAGGAGGAGCTGGTCATCGCTAGGATCCTCCATGGAGGAATGATTGACAGGCAGGGTCTGCTGCACGTGGGTGACATCATAAAGGAAGTGAATGGGCGGGACGTGGGGAACAACCCCACTGAGCTGCAGGAGATGCTGAAGGACTGCAGCGGAGGAATCACTCTGAAGATACTGCCTAGTTATAGAGATGCACCCGCCCcaccacag GTGTACGTGCAACCCCACTTTGACTACGATCCAGCAAATGACCATCTGATCCCCTGCCGAGAGGCGGGTATTGGCTTCAAGAAGGGGGACCTCCTTCAGATCGTCAACAGGGAGGACCCCAACTGGTGgcag GCGTGTCATGTGGTTGGTGGAGCCACTGGACTGATCCCCAGTCAGTtcctggaggagaagaggaaagccTTCGTCCCAAGAGATTTTGATGGCTCAG GGATCCTGTGTGGTACGATAACtggaaagaagaagaaaaagatgaTGTACCTAACAGCCAGGAATGCAG AGTTTGATAGGCACGAGCTGCAAATCTATGAGGAGGTGGCCAAGATGCCCCCATTCCAGAGGAAGACTCTAGTTCTGATTGGAGCCCAGGGGGTGGGCCGACGCAGCCTCAAGAACCGACTGGTGGTCCTTAACCCAACATGCTTCGGAACCACCATCCCCT TCACCTCCCGGCGTCCCCGTGACGATGAGCTGGACGGTAAGTCGTACCGGTTTGTGACGCGGACGGAGATGGAGGCGGACGTGAAGGCGGGCGGCTACCTAGAGCACGGCGAGTACGACGGGAACCTCTACGGAACCAAGATGGACTCCATCCACGAGGTGGTGGACACGGGGCGCACCTGTATCCTGGACGTCAACCCACAG GCTCTGAAGGTACTAAAGACTGCAGAGTTCATGCCGTATGTGGTGTTCATCGCAGCACCAGAGTTTGAGACGCTCAAGGCCATGCACAAAGCTACGGTGGACGCTGGAATCACCACCAAACAACTCACG gaTGTGGATTTGAGGAAGACTGTTGATGAGAGTGCTCGTATCCAGAGGACCTACAACCACTACTTTGACCTCGCCATCACCAACGACAACCTGGACCGCGCCTTCCAAACGCTACAGGCTGCCGTCAACAAACTCTGCTCCGAACCACAGTGGGTCCCCGTCAACTGGGTCTACTGA
- the LOC135551865 gene encoding protein PALS2-like isoform X2: MQQVLDNLGELPTSTGAKDIDLIFLRGIMESPIVRSLSKAHERLEDLRLEAVQDNNIELVTDILGDITALSVRDDSAAELSRILQEPHFQSLLEAHDMVASKCYEAVPPAELFNEELGNSSLMQADAVRMIGIRKKAGEPLGVTFRVEKEELVIARILHGGMIDRQGLLHVGDIIKEVNGRDVGNNPTELQEMLKDCSGGITLKILPSYRDAPAPPQVYVQPHFDYDPANDHLIPCREAGIGFKKGDLLQIVNREDPNWWQACHVVGGATGLIPSQFLEEKRKAFVPRDFDGSGILCGTITGKKKKKMMYLTARNAEFDRHELQIYEEVAKMPPFQRKTLVLIGAQGVGRRSLKNRLVVLNPTCFGTTIPFTSRRPRDDELDGKSYRFVTRTEMEADVKAGGYLEHGEYDGNLYGTKMDSIHEVVDTGRTCILDVNPQALKVLKTAEFMPYVVFIAAPEFETLKAMHKATVDAGITTKQLTDVDLRKTVDESARIQRTYNHYFDLAITNDNLDRAFQTLQAAVNKLCSEPQWVPVNWVY, translated from the exons ATGCAGCAGGTGTTGGATAACCTGGGGGAGCTGCCCACCTCCACGGGGGCCAAAGACATCGACCTCATCTTCCTCAGAGGAATCATGGAGAGTCCCATTGTACGGTCACTCTCCAAG GCCCATGAGCGATTGGAGGACTTGAGGCTGGAGGCGGTGCAGGACAACAATATAGAGCTGGTCACAGACATCTTGGGTGACATCACCGCCCTCAGCGTCCGTGATGACAGCGCAGCGGAACTTTCCCGAATCCTCCAGGAGCCCCACTTCCAG tcgcTCCTTGAGGCCCACGACATGGTAGCCTCTAAGTGCTATGAGGCCGTGCCCCCAGCGGAGCTGTTTAATGAGGAGCTGGGGAACAGTTCTCTGATGCAGGCTGATGCTGTACGCATGATCGGCATCCGCAAGAAGGCTGGAGAACCActg gGAGTGACGTTCAGAGTGGAGAAGGAGGAGCTGGTCATCGCTAGGATCCTCCATGGAGGAATGATTGACAGGCAGGGTCTGCTGCACGTGGGTGACATCATAAAGGAAGTGAATGGGCGGGACGTGGGGAACAACCCCACTGAGCTGCAGGAGATGCTGAAGGACTGCAGCGGAGGAATCACTCTGAAGATACTGCCTAGTTATAGAGATGCACCCGCCCcaccacag GTGTACGTGCAACCCCACTTTGACTACGATCCAGCAAATGACCATCTGATCCCCTGCCGAGAGGCGGGTATTGGCTTCAAGAAGGGGGACCTCCTTCAGATCGTCAACAGGGAGGACCCCAACTGGTGgcag GCGTGTCATGTGGTTGGTGGAGCCACTGGACTGATCCCCAGTCAGTtcctggaggagaagaggaaagccTTCGTCCCAAGAGATTTTGATGGCTCAG GGATCCTGTGTGGTACGATAACtggaaagaagaagaaaaagatgaTGTACCTAACAGCCAGGAATGCAG AGTTTGATAGGCACGAGCTGCAAATCTATGAGGAGGTGGCCAAGATGCCCCCATTCCAGAGGAAGACTCTAGTTCTGATTGGAGCCCAGGGGGTGGGCCGACGCAGCCTCAAGAACCGACTGGTGGTCCTTAACCCAACATGCTTCGGAACCACCATCCCCT TCACCTCCCGGCGTCCCCGTGACGATGAGCTGGACGGTAAGTCGTACCGGTTTGTGACGCGGACGGAGATGGAGGCGGACGTGAAGGCGGGCGGCTACCTAGAGCACGGCGAGTACGACGGGAACCTCTACGGAACCAAGATGGACTCCATCCACGAGGTGGTGGACACGGGGCGCACCTGTATCCTGGACGTCAACCCACAG GCTCTGAAGGTACTAAAGACTGCAGAGTTCATGCCGTATGTGGTGTTCATCGCAGCACCAGAGTTTGAGACGCTCAAGGCCATGCACAAAGCTACGGTGGACGCTGGAATCACCACCAAACAACTCACG gaTGTGGATTTGAGGAAGACTGTTGATGAGAGTGCTCGTATCCAGAGGACCTACAACCACTACTTTGACCTCGCCATCACCAACGACAACCTGGACCGCGCCTTCCAAACGCTACAGGCTGCCGTCAACAAACTCTGCTCCGAACCACAGTGGGTCCCCGTCAACTGGGTCTACTGA